Proteins co-encoded in one Sparus aurata chromosome 18, fSpaAur1.1, whole genome shotgun sequence genomic window:
- the LOC115569337 gene encoding protein Wnt-8a-like has translation MGPLDLLPLMVMSMCCCVHFASAWTVNNFLMTGPKAFLTYASSVQRGAQSGIHECKHQFAWERWNCPENTLQLSTHNGLRSATRETSFVHAISAAGVMYTLTKNCSMGDFDNCGCDDSRIGQTGGRGWIWGGCSDNVAFGEKISKQFVDALEGGHDSRAAVNLHNNEAGRLAIKATMRRACKCHGVSGSCSIQTCWMQLADFREVGNYLKMKYEHAKKLEMDKRPVRAGNSADNRGAIAHTFRSIARTELIYLEDSPDYCVKNQSLEYQGTEGRECLKGNKNMSQWERKSCRRLCYECGLRVVEKRIEVVSSCNCKFHWCCTVKCDRCTQVVTKYYCARRDGGRKPQNKTKRRHRGRRH, from the exons ATGGGACCTCTGGATCTCCTTCCACTCATGGTCATGTCCATGTGCTGCTGCGTTCACTTTGCATCAGCTTG GACGGTGAATAACTTCCTCATGACTGGACCTAAG GCTTTTCTGACCTACGCCAGCAGCGTGCAAAGGGGCGCACAGAGCGGAATACACGAGTGTAAACACCAGTTCGCGTGGGAGAGGTGGAACTGCCCCGAGAACACGCTCCAGTTATCCACACACAACGGCCTCCGATCGG CCACGAGGGAGACTTCTTTTGTACACGCAATCAGCGCGGCCGGAGTGATGTACACGCTCACCAAGAACTGCAGCATGGGAGACTTTGACAACTGCGGCTGCGATGACTCCAGAATCGGACAGACAG GTGGCAGAGGATGGATCTGGGGAGGCTGCAGTGATAACGTGGCGTTTGGAGAAAAGATCTCCAAACAGTTTGTGGACGCGCTCGAAGGTGGGCACGATTCGCGCGCAGCAGTCAACCTGCACAACAATGAGGCTGGCAGACTG GCAATTAAAGCTACCATGAGGAGAGCCTGCAAGTGCCACGGAGTCTCTGGGAGCTGCAGTATCCAAACCTGCTGGATGCAGCTGGCCGACTTTAGAGAGGTGGGCAACTACCTGAAGATGAAGTACGAACACGCGAAGAAACTGGAGATGGACAAGAGACCGGTGAGGGCCGGGAACAGCGCGGACAACAGGGGAGCCATAGCGCACACTTTCCGGAGCATCGCGCGGACGGAGCTCATCTACTTGGAGGACTCCCCGGATTACTGCGTCAAGAACCAGAGCCTGGAGTACCAGGGCACGGAGGGGCGCGAGTGTCTCAAGGGCAACAAGAACATGTCCCAGTGGGAGCGGAAGAGCTGCCGCAGGCTGTGCTACGAGTGCGGCCTCAGAGTGGTGGAGAAGCGCATCGAGGTCGTCAGCAGCTGCAACTGCAAATTCCACTGGTGCTGCACGGTGAAGTGCGACAGATGCACGCAGGTTGTTACCAAATATTACTGCGCACGGAGAGACGGCGGGAGGAAACCGCAAAATAAAACGAAGCGCAGGCACCGTGGGCGCCGGCACTGA
- the LOC115569336 gene encoding protein Wnt-8-like, producing MRMVHSLFWLLPLLYKMCPGHAWVASNFLMTGPKAYLTYARSVQVGALSGAEECRRQFAWDRWNCPDSATQLRGLRRATRETSFVHAISAAGVMYTLTRNCSLGDLDNCGCDVSNNGKIGGRGWLWGGCSDNVDFGERISKQYVDAQETGQDSRAAVNLHNNAAGRMAVKATMRRICRCHGMSESCSVQTCWTQLSDFREIGNYLKIKHSQAQKLDIDKKRMRAGNSADNRGAIVDAFGSIAPTELIYLEDSPDYCRRNTSLGLYGTEGRECVQHGDGLTQWERRSCRRLCHECGLRVEERRTEVVSSCNCKFHWCCTVNCEDCAQVIVQHVCARREGGDGPGYRRRHRGPK from the exons ATGAGAATGGTGCATTCATTATTTTGGCTCCTGCCTCTTTTATACAAAATGTGTCCGGGACACGCTTG gGTGGCAAGTAACTTTCTTATGACGGGACCAAAG GCCTATCTCACCTATGCGAGGAGCGTGCAGGTGGGCGCGCTGAGTGGGGCTGAGGAGTGCAGGCGCCAGTTTGCGTGGGACAGATGGAACTGTCCCGACAGCGCAACCCAGCTCAGAGGCCTGAGACGGG CCACCAGAGAGACTTCTTTCGTCCACGCCATCAGTGCAGCGGGGGTCATGTACACCCTGACCAGGAACTGTAGCCTGGGAGACCTCGACAACTGCGGCTGTGATGTCTCTAACAACGGAAAAATTG GCGGTCGTGGCTGGCTGTGGGGTGGCTGCAGTGACAACGTGGATTTCGGAGAAAGGATTTCCAAACAGTACGTGGACGCGcaggagacaggacaggacTCCAGGGCTGCTGTCAACCTGCACAACAACGCAGCTGGACGGATG GCTGTGAAGGCAACTATGAGGCGCATCTGCAGATGTCACGGCATGTCCGAGAGCTGCAGTGTGCAAACGTGCTGGACGCAGCTGTCAGATTTCAGAGAGATCGGCAACTACCTGAAGATCAAGCACAGCCAAGCCCAGAAACTGGACATCGACAAGAAGCGCATGCGGGCGGGAAACAGCGCGGACAACCGAGGAGCAATCGTGGACGCGTTCGGCAGCATCGCCCCGACGGAGCTCATCTACCTGGAGGACTCCCCGGACTACTGCAGGAGGAACACCAGCCTGGGGCTGTACGGCACCGAGGGCCGCGAGTGCGTGCAGCACGGGGACGGTCTAACGCAGTGGGAGAGGCGCAGCTGCCGCAGGTTGTGTCATGAATGCGGcctgagggtggaggagaggcgCACGGAGGTGGTGAGCAGCTGCAACTGCAAATTCCACTGGTGCTGCACGGTGAACTGCGAGGACTGCGCTCAGGTTATAGTGCAGCATGTGTGCGCCAGGAGGGAGGGCGGTGATGGGCCCGGCTACAGACGGAGGCACCGCGGGCCCAAATAA
- the lcp2b gene encoding lymphocyte cytosolic protein 2, with protein MSLSNVPSQVDVMGWNPQNLADYMKRLKLSGCDKAVMKAGITGAQFMQMTECDLQVFPSLYISIITKIQSDINKGEQKKGVGLKLKAQKYLKKAPPPPVFVQEEEDWNSDEFDNDSDYDAPPQEWGNNSYTCEKNQSQPAEQQDSGEASDEDYEQPDSEDTMMPPHPPREAKLHDRHYRDPAPEPPTAERASKPPPNPPRINPALPRPFKAAASQPSLNIDRSKKPGLPDPSQKDLKKSKGSAVQAPGLSTKKSLPPRSPKPTDVFNRGSKFSPPPPVPAEPAMVKPSVAGPQRSL; from the exons ATGAGTTTAAGCAACGTACCCTCTCAAGTGGACGTGATGGGATGGAACCCCCAAAATCTAGCTGACTACATGAAGAGG CTTAAGTTATCAGGCTGCGACAAAGCAGTGATGAAGGCCGGCATCACTGGAGCACAGTTCATG CAAATGACTGAGTGTGACCTTCAAGTGTTCCCCAGCCTTTATATCTC AATAATTACCAAGATCCAAAGTGATATCAACAAGGGGGAGCAGAAGAAGGGCGTTGGTCTGAA attaaaagcacaaaaatatctaaaaaaag ctccccctcctccagtTTTTgtacaggaagaagaagactggAACTCAGATGAGTTT GACAATGACAGTGACTATGACGCTCCGCCTCAGGAGTGGGGCAACAACAGctacacatgtgaaaaaaatcagtcaCAACCAGCTGAACAACAAGACAGCGGCGAGGCAAGCGACGAAGACTACGAACAGCCTGACTCTGAAGACACAATGATGCCACCTCATCCCCCAAGAGAAGCCAAACTTCATGACAGGCACTACAGAG ACCCTGCTCCTGAGCCGCCAACTGCTGAAAGGGCTTCAAAACCTCCTCCCAATCCACCGAGAATAAACCCTGCCCTTCCAAGACCTTTCAAAGCAGCAG CCAGCCAACCCAGTCTGAATATTGACAGGAGCAAGAAGCCAGGACTACCTGACCCATCCCAGAAAGacttaaaaaaatcaa AGGGCAGTGCTGTCCAAGCTCCTGGCTTATCCACCAAAAAGAGTCTTCCACCAAGATCCCCCAAACCTACAGATGTCTTCAACAG AGGAAGCAAATTCAGTCCACCTCCTCCAGTACCAGCAGAACCTGCCATGGTTAAACCTTCAGTAGCAGGACCACAAAGG AGTCTGTAA
- the syce3 gene encoding synaptonemal complex central element protein 3 — protein sequence MADSSSSGFIQLPQISNNDVWELIKDLERMIEHVENISLQLTCMAYDLVALRTSPELGVSMRNLEEAYHQCRAAVCGDQELEMDDCPDPTATPTPPQM from the exons ATGGCAGATTCATCTTCATCGGGATTCATTCAGCTGCCGCAAATCAGCAACAACGACGTGTGGGAGCTCATCAAGGATTTAGAGAGAATGATAGAACACGTCGAAAACATATCAC TGCAGCTGACTTGCATGGCTTATGACTTGGTGGCACTGCGGACCAGTCCCGAGCTGGGGGTCTCTATGAGGAACCTGGAAGAGGCTTATCATcagtgcagagctgctgtctgtgGAGACCAGGAGCTAGAGATGGACGACTGTCCTGATCCTACTGCCACACCAACCCCTCCTCAGATGTGA
- the foxi3b gene encoding forkhead box protein I3-B, which translates to MSSFEAQGQSPPRCGPQFPSLGQEPPELSMYSDCYYPPPSLPSPQRTTPTSYDLSDYTTSSPNPYLWFNGSGINTPPYLATTGPPGNPGPPFVPQHYGMQRPYLGPAGAGGPGGELSWFSLPSQEDLMKLVRPPYSYSALIAMAIHGAPDRRLTLSQIYQYVADNFPFYNKSKAGWQNSIRHNLSLNDCFKKVPRDEDDPGKGNYWTLDPNCEKMFDNGNFRRKRKRKSDPLSGGDGGSGAPESGDSERGSPKHSALNISPTADRIPSPSSSGPAPCLSSFLSEMSGVTTAAAGEVGGDGLSRPLQINLPLDGPHRPTQPGSFSSYSPNSGGPEWGPQVPGPPVLSSSPTHSSLGYTSPILSQYSGSSGHFYPTLGSTGIIYHREGTEV; encoded by the exons ATGTCTTCATTTGAGGCCCAGGGCCAGTCTCCTCCTCGGTGTGGCCCGCAGTTCCCAAGCCTCGGCCAGGAGCCGCCCGAGCTCAGCATGTACAGTGACTGTTACTACCCTCCTCCCTCGCTGCCGAGTCCACAGCGCACCACGCCGACCTCCTACGACCTGAGCGACTACACCACCTCCTCCCCAAACCCTTACCTCTGGTTCAACGGCTCCGGCATCAACACACCGCCATACCTGGCTACTACCGGCCCGCCTGGCAACCCGGGCCCTCCCTTTGTCCCTCAGCACTACGGCATGCAGAGGCCGTACCTGGGTCCTGCTGGGGCTGGGGGTCCAGGAGGGGAGCTGAGCTGGTTCTCTCTGCCCTCACAAGAAGACCTGATGAAGCTGGTCAGGCCACCTTATTCCTACTCCGCTCTGATCGCCATGGCTATCCACGGAGCACCGGACAGAAGGCTGACCTTGAGTCAGATATATCAGTATGTCGCTGACAACTTCCCTTTCTACAACAAGAGTAAAGCGGGCTGGCAGAATTCCATCAGACACAACCTGTCACTCAACGACTGTTTCAAAAAAGTACCAAGAGACGAGGATGATCCAG GCAAGGGCAACTACTGGACACTGGATCCAAACTGTGAAAAGATGTTTGACAATGGGAACTTCCGCCgtaaaaggaagaggaagtctGATCCCCTCTCTGGTGGTGATGGCGGTTCAGGGGCTCCTGAGTCAGGCGACAGCGAGAGGGGCAGCCCCAAACACTCTGCCCTTAACATCTCCCCTACAGCGGACAGGATCCCCTCCCCTTCATCATCAGGCCCCGCACCTTGTCTTAGCAGCTTCTTGTCCGAAATGTCTGGTGTGACCACCGCAGCAGCCGGTGAGGTGGGAGGCGATGGGTTAAGCAGGCCACTGCAGATCAACCTTCCTTTAGATGGGCCTCACAGACCCACGCAACCTGGAAGCTTTAGTAGCTACTCCCCCAATTCAGGTGGCCCTGAATGGGGACCACAAGTACCAGGTCCCCCTGTGCTCTCCTCTTCACCAACCCACTCTTCCCTTGGCTACACCAGCCCCATCCTCAGCCAGTACAGCGGGTCCAGTGGGCATTTCTACCCTACGCTTGGCTCGACAGGAATCATCTACCATCGTGAGGGCACAGAGGTTTAA